In Methylacidiphilum infernorum V4, a single window of DNA contains:
- a CDS encoding gamma-glutamylcyclotransferase family protein encodes MERQTTARAGETGMGKAATKTFFKLFAYGSLKRGFPAHDRFCQGVLDVREAFVWGRLYLHASGYPLLHVPPRSILAESRADPLEDEALFLGLSQKFGEQSSSKGFLGEDSPPGSWSCVYGELMSFDGLRHRLRLMDDYEGIWPAKGALYRRVIVPVFAQGKRELAWVYVGTGEALENLLWIKEGRWPVEKQKG; translated from the coding sequence ATGGAAAGGCAAACCACTGCTCGAGCGGGAGAGACCGGGATGGGAAAAGCCGCTACGAAGACTTTCTTTAAGCTTTTTGCCTACGGGAGCTTGAAACGGGGTTTTCCGGCTCACGACCGGTTTTGCCAAGGGGTCCTGGACGTCAGGGAAGCTTTTGTTTGGGGCCGGCTTTACCTCCATGCTTCGGGCTATCCCCTCCTTCATGTTCCTCCCCGGTCGATCTTGGCCGAAAGTAGGGCTGATCCTCTTGAAGACGAAGCCCTTTTCCTGGGGCTTTCCCAAAAGTTCGGGGAACAATCTTCCTCGAAGGGTTTTCTTGGGGAAGATTCTCCTCCCGGTTCTTGGTCTTGCGTCTACGGGGAGTTGATGAGTTTTGACGGTCTCCGACATCGTCTTCGGCTCATGGACGATTACGAGGGGATTTGGCCCGCTAAAGGTGCCCTTTATAGGCGGGTCATCGTTCCGGTCTTTGCCCAAGGGAAAAGGGAATTGGCTTGGGTTTACGTCGGGACTGGGGAAGCCTTGGAAAACCTTCTTTGGATAAAGGAAGGCAGGTGGCCCGTTGAAAAGCAAAAAGGCTAA
- the purB gene encoding adenylosuccinate lyase yields MIDRYSREAMLQVWSEEKRIEHWIKIERLVLEALASCGVVPKEEIQGIPETVSVSIEEIKKREENLQHEILAFLEPLADRLGAAGRYLHFGLTSSDILDTTFALQLKEASELLLADIEKLIQRVEQKAVQYAFCPMMGRTHGVFAEPTTYGLKLLQMREEFKRAYGRLLAAQEEIIHGMISGAVGTYAHLDPRVEKIVLDKLGLKAEAVSSQVIPRDRHAFFLNCIALVGCSIERWATEFRHLQRSEVLEVEEPFKAGQKGSSAMPHKKNPILCERLCGLARLLRGYALSAMENVALWHERDISHSSVERVAFPDATLLLDYMLFLLTGIVENQKVYPNRMMDNILASRQLYASEGIMLALVKKGMSRKEAYEAVQQAAMNCWEKGKPLSVYAQSHPLISRLLSPKEIEALCSLESYLSNVAFIFERCGLKLPSSPLPSLA; encoded by the coding sequence ATGATCGATCGATACTCGCGTGAAGCTATGCTCCAGGTCTGGAGCGAAGAAAAAAGGATAGAACACTGGATCAAGATCGAACGGCTCGTTCTCGAGGCCTTAGCCTCTTGCGGGGTTGTACCCAAAGAAGAGATCCAGGGCATCCCAGAAACGGTGTCGGTTTCCATCGAGGAAATCAAGAAAAGAGAAGAAAACCTCCAACATGAAATCTTGGCCTTTTTAGAACCCCTGGCCGATCGGCTGGGAGCCGCGGGAAGATACCTCCACTTCGGATTGACTTCTTCAGATATCCTGGACACTACCTTTGCCTTGCAGCTCAAGGAAGCCTCCGAGCTGCTTCTTGCCGACATCGAAAAGCTCATCCAACGGGTCGAGCAAAAGGCGGTCCAGTATGCCTTTTGTCCCATGATGGGAAGAACACACGGGGTCTTTGCCGAGCCCACCACCTATGGGCTTAAACTGCTCCAAATGCGCGAAGAGTTTAAAAGGGCTTATGGGCGGCTCTTGGCCGCCCAAGAAGAGATTATCCATGGGATGATTTCCGGGGCGGTGGGCACCTATGCCCACCTGGATCCCCGGGTAGAAAAAATCGTCTTAGACAAACTGGGATTAAAAGCCGAAGCCGTTTCTTCCCAAGTCATTCCCCGGGATCGGCATGCCTTTTTCCTTAATTGTATCGCTCTTGTAGGTTGTTCGATCGAGAGGTGGGCCACCGAGTTTCGCCATCTCCAAAGATCGGAAGTCCTTGAAGTCGAGGAACCCTTTAAGGCCGGTCAAAAGGGCAGCAGTGCGATGCCCCACAAAAAAAATCCCATCTTGTGTGAAAGGTTGTGCGGACTGGCCCGGCTGTTGCGCGGATATGCCCTGTCGGCCATGGAAAACGTGGCGTTGTGGCACGAAAGGGATATCAGCCATTCTTCCGTCGAAAGGGTAGCTTTCCCCGATGCCACCCTCCTGCTGGATTACATGCTTTTTCTGCTGACCGGGATCGTCGAAAATCAAAAGGTTTATCCAAATCGGATGATGGACAATATCCTTGCCAGCCGACAGCTCTATGCTTCCGAGGGAATCATGTTGGCCCTGGTCAAAAAGGGAATGAGCCGGAAGGAAGCTTACGAAGCGGTGCAACAGGCCGCCATGAATTGCTGGGAAAAAGGCAAGCCCTTAAGCGTCTATGCCCAATCCCATCCGCTCATCTCCCGCCTGCTCAGCCCCAAGGAAATAGAGGCCCTCTGCTCCTTGGAATCGTATTTAAGCAATGTCGCTTTCATTTTCGAGCGATGCGGTCTTAAGTTGCCTTCTTCTCCCCTTCCTTCCCTTGCTTAG
- a CDS encoding LexA family protein: MKEKPQGELANGSPPTPLLEGSEAKKEESIPGSFPCPGEGSPGRVYRFNPGAEALSYPLFGCRVAAGFPNPADDHLEKSLSLDELLIKRPAATFFVKASGNSMEGEGIRDGDILVVDRAEKPKNGSIVVAAINGELVVKKLWMEAGHSWLKSVPAEGAKAFSMEIHEEVELVIWGVVTAVIHKFWP; the protein is encoded by the coding sequence ATGAAAGAAAAACCGCAAGGAGAGTTGGCCAACGGCTCTCCCCCAACCCCATTACTGGAAGGTTCCGAGGCAAAAAAGGAGGAAAGCATTCCCGGTAGCTTTCCTTGCCCGGGGGAAGGCAGCCCGGGGAGGGTCTACCGGTTCAATCCCGGAGCCGAAGCCCTTTCCTATCCTTTGTTTGGTTGTCGTGTCGCCGCCGGTTTTCCCAATCCTGCAGATGACCATCTCGAAAAGAGCTTAAGCCTTGATGAGCTTTTGATCAAAAGACCTGCGGCAACGTTCTTCGTCAAGGCCAGCGGGAATTCCATGGAAGGAGAGGGAATAAGGGATGGGGACATCCTGGTCGTCGATAGGGCCGAAAAGCCTAAAAACGGCTCGATCGTCGTGGCGGCGATCAACGGGGAGTTGGTGGTCAAAAAGCTCTGGATGGAAGCCGGCCACAGCTGGTTAAAATCGGTCCCCGCCGAGGGTGCCAAGGCTTTTTCCATGGAAATCCATGAGGAGGTCGAGCTGGTTATCTGGGGAGTGGTGACCGCCGTTATCCATAAATTTTGGCCATGA
- a CDS encoding NADH-quinone oxidoreductase subunit A, with translation MNSVLFWAEQSQPYSEDFSAFAFVLQFLTALLVAGGMLGVSNLIGQKGRRTKEKDIPYECGKDPIGPQAPRFSVKFYMVAMLFILFDIETIFFFVWAISYKDLLSRGWEVLLVILFFLLVLAVGFIYEIRKKALDWTQKG, from the coding sequence ATGAACAGCGTTTTGTTTTGGGCAGAACAATCCCAACCTTATTCTGAAGATTTTAGCGCCTTTGCCTTCGTGTTGCAGTTTTTGACCGCCCTGCTCGTCGCCGGGGGCATGCTTGGCGTTTCTAACCTGATCGGTCAAAAGGGAAGACGAACCAAAGAAAAAGACATTCCTTATGAATGCGGCAAGGATCCCATCGGTCCCCAAGCTCCCCGGTTTTCCGTCAAGTTTTACATGGTGGCGATGCTCTTTATCCTTTTTGACATTGAAACGATTTTTTTCTTCGTTTGGGCCATTTCCTACAAGGATCTTCTTTCCCGGGGATGGGAAGTTTTGCTGGTCATCCTCTTTTTCCTTCTCGTGCTGGCCGTGGGTTTTATCTACGAAATCCGCAAAAAAGCCCTGGATTGGACCCAAAAGGGATGA
- a CDS encoding YifB family Mg chelatase-like AAA ATPase, whose amino-acid sequence MFTRIFSAALWGIESIPVEVETDVSPGLPSTRVVGLPDAAVKESLHRVSSSLKNCGFSLPLGKLTINLAPADLKKEGPIFDLPIALGILQASGQVGSSEESADCWAIGELALSGKIRGIKGILPFVAKAKEKKARKVILPKENALEAQIIPGVAICPVEDLKEAVQAWTSAPQKPLAASPSFEPAKNALEKDFSEVKGQESVKRAIEIAVSGFHNLLLIGPPGGGKSMLAQRIPTIFPPLSLEEAIEVTNIHSAAGKIKPGEGLITARPFRCPHHSSTEAGIIGGGNPPRPGEASLAHHGVLFLDELPEFRRNALEALRQPLEEGKITLCRAKFSVQFPARFMLVAAMNPSPSGRAQDYQAGRCSFAQTQKYLNKVSGPLLDRIDLHIEVPKPDPKLLMEKKQAESSASIAQRITEARAIQHRRFKDISLLLTNGKMGPKEIERFCELSSSASLLLSQALEELGFSARAYGKILKVARTISDLAGKEKIEEEAILEAISYRTLDRQYWT is encoded by the coding sequence ATGTTCACAAGGATCTTTTCAGCCGCCTTATGGGGCATCGAGTCGATCCCCGTGGAGGTCGAAACCGATGTTTCCCCGGGGCTTCCTTCCACCCGGGTGGTGGGCCTGCCCGATGCCGCGGTAAAAGAAAGCCTTCACAGGGTGTCCAGTTCCCTGAAAAACTGCGGCTTTAGCCTTCCCCTGGGCAAGCTGACCATCAACCTGGCCCCGGCCGACTTAAAAAAAGAAGGACCCATTTTCGACCTTCCCATCGCCCTTGGCATTCTCCAAGCCTCCGGGCAGGTGGGCAGCAGCGAAGAATCAGCCGATTGCTGGGCTATCGGGGAGTTGGCCTTGAGTGGAAAAATACGGGGCATAAAGGGGATTTTACCCTTCGTTGCCAAGGCCAAGGAAAAGAAAGCAAGGAAAGTCATCCTTCCCAAGGAAAATGCCTTGGAAGCCCAGATTATCCCCGGGGTGGCTATCTGTCCCGTCGAGGATCTCAAGGAAGCGGTCCAAGCCTGGACTTCAGCTCCACAAAAGCCATTAGCCGCAAGCCCCAGCTTCGAACCCGCAAAAAACGCCTTGGAAAAAGATTTTTCTGAGGTCAAGGGCCAAGAAAGCGTTAAACGTGCCATAGAAATCGCCGTCAGCGGCTTTCACAATCTCCTTCTCATCGGGCCTCCCGGTGGAGGCAAATCGATGCTCGCTCAACGGATACCGACCATTTTTCCTCCCCTTTCCCTAGAAGAAGCGATCGAAGTAACCAACATCCACAGTGCTGCAGGAAAAATCAAGCCCGGCGAAGGATTGATCACCGCAAGGCCTTTCCGCTGCCCCCACCACAGTTCAACTGAAGCGGGAATCATCGGTGGAGGCAACCCTCCCCGGCCGGGAGAAGCAAGCCTAGCCCACCACGGAGTGCTTTTCCTCGATGAACTGCCCGAATTCAGAAGGAATGCCCTAGAAGCCCTCCGACAACCCCTCGAAGAGGGTAAAATCACCCTTTGCCGGGCCAAGTTTTCCGTGCAATTTCCCGCCCGGTTCATGCTCGTCGCCGCCATGAATCCTTCCCCTTCGGGCCGCGCCCAAGATTACCAAGCCGGCCGGTGTTCCTTTGCCCAAACCCAAAAATACCTTAACAAGGTCTCCGGTCCTTTGCTCGACCGGATCGACCTGCACATCGAAGTTCCCAAGCCCGATCCCAAGCTCCTCATGGAAAAGAAACAAGCCGAAAGTTCTGCCTCCATCGCCCAGAGAATCACGGAAGCCCGGGCCATCCAACACCGTAGGTTTAAAGACATCTCCTTGCTTTTAACCAACGGCAAGATGGGACCCAAGGAAATTGAACGGTTCTGCGAACTTTCTTCCTCAGCTTCCCTCCTTCTTTCCCAAGCCCTCGAGGAGCTGGGGTTCTCGGCCCGGGCTTACGGGAAAATTCTCAAGGTGGCCAGGACGATCAGCGACTTGGCCGGAAAAGAAAAAATAGAAGAGGAGGCTATCCTTGAAGCGATCAGCTATAGAACCCTAGACCGCCAGTACTGGACTTGA
- a CDS encoding FkbM family methyltransferase has translation MSSWEKVLFSTQEWRSFWRSKLCQVILWFYYKKVLRGEWVLYLDNGTRFIYHADSGFLPLSFSFSGITDFREMRFLSRYLRKGDVVFDCGAHQGLYSVYLAKLVGEEGRVIAIEPSQKFLFYLQKNALANGLRCIEIYPFAAGNKKETKLFYENGPFSRLAPPSLEGGSTEVEVRPLEEILQPTSRYAFGKIDVEGAELFVLQGLDRMLKEGNPPVLQLEITRLVKDYGYSPHKLQEFLEDRGYFIYLYSPWSNRLLACSHHGSSCINFLAIHKEGKKFVLERLNSQGKNT, from the coding sequence ATGAGTTCTTGGGAAAAGGTTCTCTTCTCTACCCAAGAATGGAGAAGTTTTTGGCGTTCCAAGCTTTGCCAGGTTATTCTTTGGTTTTATTACAAGAAGGTTTTAAGGGGAGAGTGGGTTCTTTACCTGGATAACGGGACAAGATTCATTTACCATGCCGATAGCGGCTTTTTGCCCCTTAGCTTTTCTTTTTCGGGGATCACCGATTTCAGGGAGATGCGGTTTTTAAGCCGTTACCTCAGAAAAGGGGATGTTGTGTTTGACTGTGGAGCCCACCAGGGACTTTACAGCGTTTACCTAGCCAAGCTGGTGGGGGAAGAAGGCCGGGTGATCGCGATCGAACCTTCTCAAAAATTCCTTTTTTATCTCCAAAAAAATGCGCTTGCCAACGGCCTTCGCTGCATCGAAATCTATCCCTTTGCCGCTGGAAACAAAAAAGAAACCAAGCTTTTTTATGAAAACGGCCCTTTCAGTCGCCTTGCCCCCCCATCCCTTGAAGGGGGTTCAACAGAAGTCGAAGTAAGACCGCTGGAAGAGATCCTCCAGCCCACTTCCCGTTATGCTTTCGGAAAAATCGACGTGGAAGGAGCCGAGCTCTTCGTCCTCCAGGGACTGGACCGGATGCTCAAGGAAGGGAACCCTCCCGTTCTCCAGCTGGAAATAACCAGGCTGGTCAAAGATTACGGTTACTCTCCTCACAAGCTCCAGGAATTTCTCGAAGACCGGGGCTATTTCATCTACCTCTACTCTCCTTGGTCAAATAGGCTCCTAGCCTGTAGCCACCACGGCTCAAGCTGCATCAACTTCTTGGCGATCCACAAGGAGGGAAAAAAATTCGTCCTCGAGCGGCTCAACTCCCAAGGGAAAAACACTTAG
- a CDS encoding methyltransferase domain-containing protein, protein MKVEGIDKELDIPVIRAMDNKGNSLSLDHYLYWELKYQSGQTGWDRGAPSPALVEALEILPAPQRVCVPGCGNGHDVRYLGSLKIHAVGIDFAPSAIEKAKSLAQSPFENYFLADIFSLPKEFYSSFDWVWEHTCFCAIPPEKRPDYVLSMYNLLKKGGIFLGIFFLDTGNPGEPPPYCFKLEEIDLYFDRYFQLEAEWLPASNYAGREGEEIVRLYKKKD, encoded by the coding sequence ATGAAGGTTGAAGGCATTGACAAGGAGCTTGATATTCCGGTAATTAGGGCAATGGACAACAAAGGGAACTCTCTTTCTTTGGACCACTATCTTTACTGGGAATTGAAGTATCAATCCGGTCAAACGGGCTGGGACAGGGGAGCGCCATCTCCTGCGCTGGTCGAAGCCCTAGAGATATTGCCGGCTCCCCAAAGAGTATGCGTTCCCGGATGCGGCAATGGTCATGACGTTCGCTACCTGGGCAGTTTAAAAATCCATGCCGTGGGCATCGATTTTGCCCCTTCTGCGATTGAAAAGGCCAAGTCCTTGGCCCAATCTCCTTTTGAAAACTACTTCCTTGCCGACATTTTTTCCCTGCCCAAAGAGTTTTACTCTTCTTTTGATTGGGTCTGGGAACATACCTGTTTTTGCGCCATCCCCCCTGAAAAAAGGCCCGATTATGTCCTTTCGATGTACAACCTCCTTAAAAAGGGAGGGATTTTTCTTGGGATTTTCTTTTTGGATACGGGCAATCCTGGAGAGCCTCCTCCTTACTGCTTCAAGCTAGAGGAGATTGACCTTTATTTCGATCGTTACTTTCAACTGGAAGCTGAATGGCTTCCTGCAAGCAATTACGCGGGAAGAGAAGGAGAGGAAATCGTCCGGTTGTATAAAAAGAAAGATTAA
- the purQ gene encoding phosphoribosylformylglycinamidine synthase subunit PurQ, whose amino-acid sequence MNWAIVEFPGSNCGPDCLYVVEKVLKHKATLLWHTDKRIPPVDALILPGGFSYGDYLRSGAIASLSPIMEAVKEAAQAGVPILGICNGFQILCESRLLPGALITNRSLRFVCKRVYLRVERTDSLFSHLFHPGEVIRIPIAHGQGCFYADPQTLEQMEAQGMILLRYCDCQGQVGPQSNPNGSVGNIAAVQNQRGNVLGLMPHPERAAETEMGSVDGKKIFESLFRAVEAYKGK is encoded by the coding sequence ATGAATTGGGCGATCGTTGAATTTCCCGGTTCTAATTGTGGACCGGACTGTCTTTATGTCGTTGAAAAGGTACTCAAGCATAAGGCCACCTTGCTTTGGCACACCGACAAGAGGATCCCCCCCGTCGATGCCCTTATCCTGCCGGGGGGGTTTTCTTACGGGGACTACTTGAGATCGGGAGCCATCGCCTCGCTATCGCCCATCATGGAAGCGGTCAAAGAGGCTGCCCAGGCCGGCGTGCCCATTCTAGGAATATGCAACGGCTTTCAAATCCTTTGTGAATCTAGGCTCCTTCCCGGGGCCTTGATCACTAACCGCTCCTTGCGGTTTGTTTGCAAGCGGGTTTATCTCCGGGTGGAAAGAACGGATTCCCTCTTCAGCCACCTTTTTCATCCCGGGGAGGTTATCCGCATCCCCATCGCTCATGGACAAGGCTGTTTTTATGCCGATCCCCAGACCCTTGAGCAGATGGAAGCCCAGGGGATGATCCTCTTGCGCTACTGCGATTGCCAAGGCCAAGTTGGCCCCCAGTCCAATCCCAACGGTTCGGTGGGAAACATCGCCGCGGTACAGAACCAGCGGGGGAATGTCCTAGGGTTGATGCCCCATCCCGAAAGAGCTGCGGAGACCGAAATGGGATCGGTCGACGGGAAAAAAATCTTTGAATCCCTTTTTCGAGCCGTTGAAGCTTACAAAGGAAAATGA
- the purS gene encoding phosphoribosylformylglycinamidine synthase subunit PurS — MIRAKLLILPKTGVFDPQGETLRRALIQQGLVETQSVRVGKEIVIELQDADEERLKKKVEEVAKNFLANPVIEQYEIQWERKEQ; from the coding sequence ATGATTAGAGCCAAACTGCTTATCCTTCCTAAAACCGGCGTGTTCGATCCCCAGGGGGAAACCTTGCGCAGGGCCCTGATCCAGCAGGGGCTGGTTGAAACTCAATCCGTCAGGGTAGGCAAAGAGATCGTCATCGAACTTCAGGATGCCGACGAAGAGAGGTTAAAGAAAAAGGTAGAAGAGGTGGCTAAGAATTTCTTAGCCAATCCGGTTATCGAGCAGTATGAAATCCAATGGGAAAGAAAAGAACAATGA
- a CDS encoding SOS response-associated peptidase codes for MCGRFSLHTSPRVIQQVFKLDSLPDITPRYNIAPSTPILAIRKKEGKNDAALLRWGLVPHWAKEQKSGYSLINARAETLCSKPAFRESFKKRRCLIPADGFYEWESVDGKKTPWYITLPDLPLFAFAGLWDSWRSPEQSVESCTIIVTEACETLRPIHPRMPAILAPADYERWLQPTAGEEEKDLCLLTPWPGEIRLRRVSPAVNKPTVEGEGLIREV; via the coding sequence ATGTGCGGCCGGTTTTCCCTTCATACTTCCCCCCGGGTCATCCAGCAGGTTTTCAAGCTTGATTCCCTGCCCGATATCACCCCTCGGTACAACATCGCACCCTCAACCCCCATCCTGGCCATAAGGAAAAAAGAGGGGAAAAACGATGCAGCCCTGCTGCGCTGGGGACTCGTTCCCCACTGGGCCAAGGAACAAAAAAGCGGCTACAGCCTCATCAACGCCCGTGCCGAAACCCTTTGTTCGAAACCGGCTTTCAGAGAGAGTTTTAAAAAAAGAAGATGCCTGATCCCCGCAGACGGCTTTTATGAATGGGAATCTGTCGATGGCAAAAAAACACCCTGGTACATCACCCTGCCCGACTTGCCCCTGTTCGCCTTTGCCGGCCTGTGGGATAGCTGGCGGTCCCCGGAACAAAGCGTGGAATCCTGCACGATCATCGTGACCGAAGCCTGCGAAACACTGCGCCCGATTCATCCAAGGATGCCGGCCATCCTCGCTCCTGCCGACTACGAGCGGTGGTTGCAACCGACCGCCGGGGAAGAAGAAAAAGATCTTTGCCTGCTCACGCCCTGGCCGGGCGAGATCCGCCTGCGCCGGGTAAGTCCCGCGGTCAACAAACCTACCGTGGAAGGAGAAGGGTTAATCCGGGAAGTCTAA
- the thpR gene encoding RNA 2',3'-cyclic phosphodiesterase — protein sequence MDLKEEKKERFFFAFWPDSQRQSLLGRLREELFAGIQARAIPPEFLHLTVLFLGWTSPRSIEEIVKELPGRLKTEGFPLFFQFSKAVFKRRGKEGIIWLEAVRVPPPAERLLQDLIQLMTQKKLSFQAHSPFVPHITIFRHVLPQSLPENLAKRKEIELPAPFELGVDTLYLVRSELKAEGSDYKKVFSFPLAQQN from the coding sequence ATGGATTTAAAAGAAGAAAAAAAAGAAAGGTTTTTCTTTGCTTTTTGGCCCGATTCTCAGCGGCAATCCCTCCTTGGCCGACTGCGAGAAGAGCTCTTTGCCGGGATTCAAGCCAGGGCTATCCCCCCGGAGTTTCTCCACCTGACCGTTCTTTTCCTGGGATGGACGTCCCCAAGGAGCATTGAAGAAATCGTAAAGGAGCTTCCCGGCCGGTTAAAAACCGAAGGATTTCCCCTTTTTTTCCAATTCAGCAAAGCGGTCTTCAAGAGGAGGGGCAAAGAAGGCATTATTTGGCTTGAAGCTGTCCGCGTCCCTCCGCCCGCCGAAAGGCTGCTTCAAGACTTGATCCAGTTGATGACCCAAAAAAAGCTTTCTTTCCAGGCCCATAGTCCTTTCGTTCCCCACATCACGATCTTTCGCCATGTCCTTCCCCAAAGTCTTCCTGAAAACCTGGCGAAAAGAAAAGAGATCGAACTGCCCGCCCCCTTTGAACTCGGCGTGGATACCTTGTACCTGGTCCGCTCGGAACTGAAAGCCGAAGGAAGCGATTATAAAAAAGTCTTTTCTTTTCCCCTCGCCCAACAAAATTGA
- a CDS encoding Y-family DNA polymerase — protein sequence MKKTFCLVDCDNFYVSCERLFNPGLEGKPVVVLSNNDGCIVSRSNEAKLLGIPMGAPFFRWKEFFKQQGVVALSSNYALYGDISGRLMQLLEESAPCVEIYSIDEAWIDLSAHPSPESFARELREKIRRWTGIPVTLGIAPTKTLAKVASKIAKKTTALKGMNLLFGEEEIDQALRTLEVDELWGIGARLAAKLKERGISKAVDLKNADPFKIRRLFSVMLERTVWELRAISCFGLEENVSPPKQILSSQTFGQTLFSLDELRAATAHFVKESARKLRQFGLAAHQLSVFLRHGPFPGYIESASFRFMEPIGDVIGLLEKADSLLQALYKPQRAYTKSGVILFDLLPQSCHQASFWPPEEEKERKYATLSHLLEELPKQKGKPTLRVGTELLGENWRLRFQRKTPSYTSRWEEIPAVKA from the coding sequence ATGAAAAAAACGTTTTGCCTTGTCGACTGCGACAACTTTTATGTTTCATGCGAACGGCTGTTCAACCCCGGCCTTGAAGGCAAACCGGTGGTCGTCCTCTCGAACAACGACGGTTGCATCGTTTCCCGGTCCAACGAAGCCAAGCTCCTGGGCATCCCCATGGGTGCCCCTTTTTTCCGCTGGAAAGAGTTTTTCAAACAACAGGGGGTCGTCGCTCTCTCCAGCAACTATGCCCTTTATGGAGACATCAGCGGCAGGCTGATGCAGCTCCTCGAAGAGTCCGCTCCTTGCGTAGAGATCTACAGCATCGACGAGGCCTGGATCGACTTAAGTGCCCACCCCTCCCCGGAAAGTTTTGCCAGGGAGTTAAGGGAAAAGATCCGGAGATGGACGGGCATCCCGGTCACCCTGGGTATCGCACCCACAAAAACGCTGGCCAAGGTCGCTTCCAAGATAGCCAAGAAAACAACCGCCCTGAAAGGGATGAACCTCCTTTTTGGGGAAGAAGAAATAGACCAGGCTTTAAGAACGCTTGAAGTAGACGAGCTTTGGGGAATAGGAGCCAGGCTTGCGGCAAAACTCAAGGAACGGGGAATATCCAAGGCAGTCGATCTTAAAAATGCCGATCCTTTCAAGATACGCAGGCTTTTTTCTGTCATGCTCGAACGAACGGTCTGGGAGCTGCGGGCAATAAGCTGTTTTGGTCTTGAAGAAAACGTTAGTCCTCCCAAGCAGATCCTCTCCTCCCAGACCTTTGGGCAAACCCTTTTTAGCCTGGATGAACTCAGGGCGGCCACGGCCCACTTCGTCAAGGAATCCGCAAGAAAACTCAGGCAATTTGGGCTTGCGGCACACCAGCTGAGCGTTTTTCTGCGCCATGGACCGTTTCCCGGCTACATCGAATCGGCAAGCTTTCGGTTCATGGAACCGATCGGGGATGTGATCGGCTTGCTGGAAAAAGCGGATAGCCTTCTGCAAGCCCTCTACAAGCCCCAAAGGGCATACACAAAGTCAGGGGTAATCCTTTTCGATCTCCTTCCCCAAAGCTGTCACCAGGCTTCGTTCTGGCCGCCGGAGGAAGAAAAAGAAAGAAAATACGCTACCCTTTCCCATCTCCTCGAGGAGTTACCCAAGCAAAAGGGCAAGCCCACCCTCCGGGTAGGCACCGAACTGCTGGGCGAAAACTGGAGGCTGCGTTTCCAAAGGAAAACCCCAAGCTATACAAGCCGGTGGGAGGAGATCCCCGCGGTCAAGGCATAA
- a CDS encoding AbiU2 domain-containing protein: MNTEHANYIEDIKEWREWMKNLWSQIDRMLEYDMEFQVILAVAKADRESALYCPVISNLIEIGYCSFLPLIVRRLTDRSKDVISLPRLIDELRKKKNLLTKISPSGCEPERVIKRLDEWLDTEEIKKTREWTNKFIAHLADPTNDPTKKPKNYDEFKLDQETVKQAQRQIVRVAQGITYIVNEMLRMNEPMRSVLVPVPQYDLFHRFDMFFPNTDAGKQAKEKAWKLWKQMTDERDQWPAGVIEELFV, from the coding sequence ATGAATACCGAACATGCAAATTATATAGAAGATATAAAAGAATGGCGTGAATGGATGAAGAATTTGTGGTCTCAAATCGATCGGATGTTGGAATATGACATGGAGTTCCAAGTAATCCTAGCCGTGGCCAAGGCAGATCGAGAAAGCGCACTCTACTGTCCTGTTATCTCCAATTTAATTGAGATTGGTTATTGCAGCTTTCTGCCTTTGATCGTTCGCCGACTAACTGACAGGAGCAAAGACGTGATTTCCTTGCCCAGGCTGATTGATGAACTACGTAAAAAGAAGAACCTGCTGACGAAAATTTCTCCTAGTGGCTGTGAGCCTGAACGGGTTATCAAGAGGTTGGATGAATGGTTAGACACCGAGGAAATTAAAAAAACAAGGGAATGGACCAATAAGTTCATCGCTCATTTGGCAGATCCAACTAATGATCCAACTAAAAAACCTAAGAATTATGACGAATTTAAATTAGATCAAGAGACTGTTAAACAGGCACAGCGCCAAATTGTCAGGGTTGCACAAGGAATTACGTACATTGTGAATGAAATGTTGCGCATGAATGAACCGATGCGCAGTGTTTTAGTTCCGGTACCGCAGTATGATCTCTTCCACCGCTTCGATATGTTTTTCCCCAATACCGATGCGGGAAAGCAAGCAAAGGAAAAAGCATGGAAACTCTGGAAGCAGATGACAGATGAACGAGATCAGTGGCCGGCTGGCGTTATAGAAGAACTATTTGTGTAA